From a region of the Georgenia yuyongxinii genome:
- a CDS encoding cation transporter, producing the protein MEETDAAPHVAPSQVRRTVLLVAGLNLAYFFVEAGVALAIGSVSLFADSVDFLEDTAVNLLIFLALGWSLSWRARAGHVMAGIILVPALAAAWQAFAKLSAPTAPDPRALVLTAGGAVVVNLVCTLILARVRHHGGSMTHAAWLAARNDVVVNLAIIAMGMLTAWLGTGWPDIVLGLVIVVVNVSAAKEVWELATEERLAARALAGEEIGEEIG; encoded by the coding sequence GTGGAAGAGACCGACGCTGCGCCGCACGTCGCACCCTCCCAGGTGCGGCGCACGGTGCTGCTGGTCGCCGGGCTGAACCTGGCCTACTTCTTCGTGGAGGCGGGCGTCGCGCTGGCCATCGGGTCGGTCTCGCTCTTCGCCGACAGCGTGGACTTCCTGGAGGACACGGCGGTCAACCTGCTGATCTTCCTCGCGCTGGGCTGGTCGTTGTCCTGGCGGGCGCGCGCCGGCCATGTCATGGCCGGGATCATCCTCGTGCCCGCGCTGGCCGCCGCGTGGCAGGCGTTCGCCAAGCTCTCCGCTCCCACGGCGCCCGACCCGCGTGCCCTCGTCCTCACGGCAGGGGGCGCCGTCGTCGTGAACCTGGTGTGCACGCTGATCCTCGCGCGGGTGCGTCACCACGGCGGGTCGATGACTCACGCCGCGTGGCTCGCCGCTCGCAACGACGTCGTCGTCAACCTGGCCATCATCGCGATGGGGATGCTCACCGCCTGGCTGGGGACGGGATGGCCGGACATCGTCCTCGGCCTGGTCATCGTGGTGGTCAACGTCTCGGCCGCCAAGGAGGTCTGGGAGCTTGCCACCGAGGAGCGGCTGGCCGCCCGTGCACTCGCCGGCGAGGAGATCGGCGAGGAGATCGGCTGA
- a CDS encoding sulfite exporter TauE/SafE family protein — protein MLTLSTIAWVVLAVAAFLVGVGKTALPGVGTITVALFATVLPARESTGALLALLIVGDLFAVWSYRSHADLVILRRLVPTVLVGVLAGTAFLAVADDAVVRRVIGAVLLVLIALTLVQRAVAVRRRVEVADPGQGGSDPAGPRRARAAAYGVLGGFTTMVANAGGPVMSLYFLASRLPVLTFLGTAAWFFFAVNLAKVPFSVGLGLITAESLLLDLLLVPALLLGTLLGRRLARRISQKVFDRLILTLTVVAAVYLMV, from the coding sequence GTGCTGACGCTCTCGACGATCGCCTGGGTGGTGCTCGCCGTCGCGGCCTTCCTGGTCGGCGTGGGCAAGACCGCACTGCCCGGCGTCGGCACGATCACCGTGGCGCTGTTCGCGACGGTGCTGCCCGCGAGGGAGTCCACCGGCGCCCTGCTCGCACTGCTCATCGTCGGCGACCTGTTCGCGGTGTGGTCCTACCGCTCGCACGCGGATCTCGTGATCCTTCGGCGGCTCGTTCCCACCGTGCTGGTCGGGGTCCTTGCCGGGACGGCGTTCCTGGCCGTCGCCGACGACGCCGTCGTGCGCCGGGTGATCGGCGCGGTCCTCCTGGTGCTCATCGCTCTGACGCTCGTCCAGCGTGCGGTCGCCGTCCGGCGCCGGGTCGAGGTGGCCGACCCGGGGCAGGGGGGCAGTGACCCGGCGGGGCCTCGCCGGGCCCGGGCGGCGGCCTACGGCGTGCTGGGCGGCTTCACGACCATGGTCGCCAACGCGGGCGGCCCGGTCATGTCGCTGTACTTCCTCGCCTCACGGCTGCCCGTCCTGACGTTCCTCGGGACGGCCGCGTGGTTCTTCTTCGCGGTGAACCTCGCCAAGGTGCCCTTCTCGGTGGGCCTCGGGCTGATCACGGCGGAGTCGCTGCTGCTGGACCTCCTGCTCGTGCCCGCACTGCTGCTCGGCACGCTCCTCGGGCGGCGCCTTGCCCGGCGGATCTCGCAGAAGGTGTTCGACCGGCTCATCCTCACGCTGACCGTCGTCGCCGCCGTCTACCTGATGGTGTAG
- a CDS encoding sugar kinase, producing MSWPRGAHTPPEVVCIGETMAMVTTSDASPVATGRTFTMSAGGAESNVAQHLAGLGIATAWASAVGNDPLGRRVVTQLESHGVDARWVRRDPEAPTGLYVKDPAGGVYYYRKGSAASRMRASDIPDWPVAGARLVHLTGITSALSPSCRALVPAVIDTARSNAALVSFDVNHRPALWPAEEAATVLRPLAASADVVLVGRDEAERLWGTPTAEEIAGLFPEARYVVVKDGAKEAVEFHRRDRDVLVTRVPARRVAVVEPVGAGDAFAGGYLGALLRGDSPADRLAMGHSVAAWVLGSPDDFRPGHGPRVRDAE from the coding sequence ATGTCGTGGCCACGTGGCGCGCACACCCCTCCCGAGGTGGTGTGCATCGGGGAGACCATGGCGATGGTCACCACGTCCGACGCCAGCCCAGTGGCGACCGGCCGGACGTTCACGATGTCGGCGGGTGGTGCGGAGTCCAACGTCGCCCAGCACCTCGCCGGCCTGGGCATCGCCACGGCGTGGGCGTCCGCCGTGGGGAACGACCCGCTGGGGCGGCGGGTGGTCACCCAGCTGGAGTCGCACGGTGTGGACGCCAGGTGGGTCCGTCGCGATCCCGAGGCCCCCACGGGTCTGTACGTCAAGGATCCGGCGGGCGGCGTGTACTACTACAGGAAGGGTTCGGCCGCCTCCCGCATGCGGGCGTCGGACATCCCCGACTGGCCTGTCGCCGGAGCGCGGCTCGTCCACCTCACCGGGATCACCTCCGCCCTCTCGCCGAGCTGTCGCGCGCTCGTGCCCGCCGTTATCGACACCGCGCGGAGCAACGCGGCGCTGGTCTCCTTCGACGTCAACCACCGCCCGGCGCTCTGGCCCGCGGAGGAGGCTGCCACCGTTCTACGGCCGTTGGCCGCGAGTGCGGACGTCGTCCTCGTCGGCAGGGACGAGGCCGAGCGCCTGTGGGGCACCCCGACCGCGGAGGAGATCGCGGGCCTGTTCCCCGAGGCCCGGTACGTCGTGGTCAAGGACGGGGCCAAGGAGGCTGTGGAGTTCCACCGACGCGACCGCGACGTGCTCGTCACCAGGGTCCCGGCCCGCCGCGTGGCCGTCGTCGAGCCGGTCGGCGCCGGTGACGCCTTCGCAGGCGGCTACCTGGGCGCCTTGCTGCGCGGCGACAGCCCGGCCGACCGCCTCGCCATGGGCCACTCCGTCGCCGCGTGGGTGCTCGGGTCGCCCGACGACTTCCGCCCCGGGCACGGACCACGCGTGCGTGACGCGGAGTAG
- the eda gene encoding bifunctional 4-hydroxy-2-oxoglutarate aldolase/2-dehydro-3-deoxy-phosphogluconate aldolase, with product MDVLRRLGAARLVPIVVLDDPAQADPLAAALVAGGLPVAEVTFRTAAAEETIRAMAGRGDVLVGAGTVLTAAQVDRAVAAGATYVVSPGLSRAVVERCAEHGVLVLPGAVTATEVMAALELGLSTLKFFPAEASGGAAAIRALAAPFAQVRFIPTGGVSPRNLADYLALPSVVAVGGSWMVPDHLVTSGDFAGVTRLTSEAVARAAASPVPTA from the coding sequence ATGGATGTCCTGAGGCGGCTGGGGGCCGCCCGGCTGGTTCCCATCGTCGTCCTGGACGATCCCGCGCAGGCCGACCCGCTGGCCGCGGCACTGGTCGCCGGCGGCCTGCCCGTGGCCGAGGTGACGTTCCGAACCGCCGCAGCCGAGGAGACGATCCGCGCGATGGCGGGCCGCGGCGACGTCCTCGTGGGTGCCGGCACAGTGCTGACGGCCGCGCAGGTTGACCGGGCCGTCGCGGCCGGAGCCACCTACGTCGTCTCCCCGGGTCTCAGCCGCGCCGTGGTCGAGAGGTGCGCGGAGCACGGGGTGCTGGTGCTGCCGGGCGCGGTCACCGCCACCGAGGTCATGGCGGCGCTCGAGCTGGGGCTGAGCACGCTGAAGTTCTTCCCGGCGGAGGCCTCCGGCGGTGCGGCGGCCATCAGGGCGTTAGCCGCACCGTTCGCGCAGGTCCGGTTCATTCCCACCGGCGGCGTGAGCCCGCGGAACCTCGCCGACTACCTGGCTCTGCCCTCGGTGGTGGCCGTCGGCGGTTCCTGGATGGTCCCGGACCACCTGGTGACCTCGGGTGACTTCGCCGGCGTCACCCGCCTGACCTCCGAGGCGGTCGCACGCGCCGCGGCGTCGCCGGTGCCCACTGCCTGA
- a CDS encoding L-idonate 5-dehydrogenase: MKAIVIKGKLDLQEVELPTPEPGAGQVRLRMAFGGICGSDLHYYNEGANGEYVVREPLVPGHEVSGTVDLDPSGELAPGTPVTVHPATFGTPEAGIEDRRHLWPGGAYLGSASTWPHTQGGMSEYLLVSKEMVRVLPAGLTLRRAALAEPLAVGLHGIRVAGGVAGKRVLVSGSGPIGLLAAAGALTDGAAEVVATDVLSGPLERARALGVHGTVQVGVEEIPAMAFDIVLECSGAPAAISPALVGGRRAGIVVQVGMVPNEPRPVNLAPLVSKELQLRGSFRFDDEIDEAVQMLRANPSIEQVITHTLSADRALEAFAAAKDSETSGKVVISLWQEDDGATA, encoded by the coding sequence ATGAAGGCGATCGTCATCAAGGGCAAGCTCGACCTGCAGGAGGTCGAGCTCCCCACCCCCGAACCGGGCGCGGGCCAGGTCCGCCTGCGCATGGCGTTCGGCGGCATCTGCGGCTCCGACCTGCACTACTACAACGAGGGCGCCAACGGCGAGTACGTGGTGCGCGAGCCGCTCGTCCCCGGCCACGAGGTCTCCGGCACCGTCGACCTCGACCCCTCCGGCGAGCTCGCCCCCGGCACCCCGGTGACCGTCCACCCCGCCACGTTCGGCACGCCCGAGGCCGGCATCGAGGACCGTCGCCACCTCTGGCCCGGCGGTGCCTACCTCGGCAGCGCCTCGACCTGGCCGCACACCCAGGGCGGCATGAGCGAGTACCTCCTGGTCAGCAAGGAGATGGTCAGGGTGCTGCCCGCCGGCCTGACGCTGCGCCGCGCCGCGCTTGCGGAGCCGCTCGCCGTCGGCCTGCACGGCATCCGGGTCGCCGGCGGCGTCGCGGGCAAGAGGGTGCTGGTCTCCGGGTCCGGCCCCATCGGCCTGCTCGCCGCCGCCGGCGCCCTCACCGACGGTGCCGCTGAGGTGGTCGCCACCGACGTCCTCTCCGGCCCGCTCGAGCGGGCCCGGGCCCTCGGCGTGCACGGCACGGTCCAGGTCGGCGTCGAGGAGATCCCGGCAATGGCGTTCGACATCGTGCTGGAGTGCTCGGGCGCCCCCGCCGCGATCAGCCCGGCCCTCGTCGGTGGTCGCCGCGCCGGCATCGTGGTCCAGGTCGGCATGGTGCCGAACGAGCCGCGGCCCGTCAACCTCGCCCCGCTCGTCTCGAAGGAGCTGCAGCTGCGGGGGTCCTTCCGCTTCGACGACGAGATCGACGAGGCCGTACAGATGCTCCGGGCCAACCCGTCGATCGAGCAGGTCATCACGCACACCCTGTCAGCCGACCGGGCCTTGGAGGCCTTCGCGGCCGCCAAGGACTCCGAGACCTCCGGCAAGGTGGTCATCTCCCTGTGGCAGGAGGACGACGGCGCCACCGCCTGA
- a CDS encoding SDR family oxidoreductase — protein MTNVFDITGRLALVTGSSRGLGNALATGLAAAGARVVLHGRDTEVLARAADNITLVTGTAPAGSVTFDVTDHAAVHDGVAALVAGHGVPDILVNNAGIQRRAPFNDFDVKDWDDIVAANLSSAFYVSQQVTRSMAERGSGKVINIGSVQSMLARQTIAPYSASKGGLVMLTKGMAADLARFNIQVNAISPGYFATEMNKALVEDETFNAWVVNRTPAQRWGKFEELVGTLVYLASDASSFVSGQNIFVDGGMTSVV, from the coding sequence ATGACCAACGTCTTCGACATCACGGGCCGGCTGGCCCTCGTCACGGGCTCCTCGCGCGGCCTGGGCAACGCCCTGGCCACCGGCCTGGCCGCGGCCGGCGCACGCGTCGTCCTCCACGGCCGCGACACGGAGGTCCTCGCACGCGCCGCCGACAACATCACGCTGGTCACCGGCACCGCCCCGGCCGGGAGCGTCACCTTCGACGTCACCGACCACGCGGCCGTGCACGACGGCGTCGCCGCCCTGGTGGCCGGGCACGGGGTGCCCGACATCCTGGTCAACAACGCCGGCATCCAGCGCCGTGCCCCGTTCAACGACTTCGACGTCAAGGACTGGGACGACATCGTCGCCGCCAACCTCTCCAGCGCGTTCTACGTCTCCCAGCAGGTCACGCGCAGCATGGCCGAACGTGGCTCCGGGAAGGTGATCAACATCGGGTCGGTGCAGTCCATGCTGGCCCGCCAGACCATCGCGCCGTACTCGGCGAGCAAGGGTGGCCTCGTCATGCTCACCAAGGGCATGGCCGCCGACCTCGCCCGCTTCAACATCCAGGTCAACGCCATCTCCCCCGGCTACTTCGCCACCGAGATGAACAAGGCCCTCGTCGAGGACGAGACCTTCAACGCCTGGGTGGTGAACCGCACCCCCGCGCAGCGGTGGGGCAAGTTCGAGGAGCTCGTCGGGACGCTGGTCTACCTGGCTTCCGACGCCTCCAGCTTCGTCTCGGGGCAGAACATCTTCGTCGACGGCGGCATGACCTCCGTCGTCTGA
- a CDS encoding GntP family permease — MEGWTQTLGAGALLGIAAAAIALILILVIVFKMHAFLTLVLVSLLTAFATGIPVAAIVPTLVTSFGTTLGSVALLIGLGAMLGKMVEHSGGARVLAEKMVDVFGEKRAPLGLGLASLIMGFPIFFDAGLVVMLPIIFAVARRLGNNVLLFGMPAAAAFSVMHVFVPPHPGPVAATELYGANIGLVLLIGVIMAFPLWYLTGYLWGTYVGRRYILPVPALFGTVDEDRQVNPPGVGTVIAILLLPLLLIFLNTGLDFLDTAGVVDGDATWVQVLSTLGTAPVALLISVLVAIFVLGSRRGEHGTALEKVVDSALGPVCSVILITGAGGMFGGVLRTSGIGDALSDSLADIGLPVIVAAYVIAVVLRVAQGSATVALVTAAGLMAPAVAAGDYSVIQIVAITLATAAGSVFASHVNDSGFWLVGRLMGMDVKTTLKTWTVQQTLESIVGFLFTLVIFWIG; from the coding sequence CTGGAAGGCTGGACCCAGACGCTCGGCGCGGGCGCGCTCCTCGGCATCGCCGCCGCCGCCATCGCCCTGATCCTGATCCTCGTCATCGTCTTCAAGATGCACGCGTTCCTCACGCTCGTGCTCGTCTCGCTGCTCACGGCCTTCGCCACGGGTATCCCGGTCGCCGCCATCGTGCCCACCCTGGTCACGAGCTTCGGGACCACGCTGGGGTCGGTCGCGCTGCTGATCGGGCTGGGCGCGATGCTCGGCAAGATGGTCGAGCACAGCGGCGGGGCGAGGGTGCTCGCCGAGAAGATGGTCGACGTCTTCGGCGAGAAGCGGGCACCGCTGGGCCTCGGTCTCGCGTCGTTGATCATGGGTTTCCCGATCTTCTTCGACGCGGGCCTCGTGGTGATGCTGCCGATCATCTTCGCCGTCGCGCGGCGCCTCGGGAACAACGTGCTGCTCTTCGGCATGCCGGCCGCCGCTGCCTTCTCCGTGATGCACGTCTTCGTGCCCCCGCACCCGGGCCCGGTCGCCGCGACCGAGCTCTACGGCGCGAACATCGGCCTCGTCCTGCTCATCGGCGTCATCATGGCGTTCCCGCTCTGGTACCTCACCGGTTACCTCTGGGGCACCTACGTCGGCCGTCGCTACATCCTTCCCGTGCCCGCCCTGTTCGGGACCGTGGACGAGGACCGCCAGGTGAACCCGCCCGGGGTCGGCACGGTCATCGCCATCCTGCTCCTGCCGCTGTTGCTGATCTTCCTCAACACCGGCCTCGACTTCCTCGACACGGCCGGCGTCGTGGACGGCGACGCCACCTGGGTCCAGGTGCTCTCCACGCTCGGCACCGCCCCGGTGGCCCTGCTCATCTCCGTGCTCGTGGCGATCTTCGTGCTCGGCAGCCGCCGCGGCGAGCACGGCACCGCCCTGGAGAAGGTCGTCGACTCCGCGCTCGGCCCGGTCTGCTCGGTCATCCTCATCACCGGCGCGGGCGGCATGTTCGGCGGGGTGCTGCGGACCTCGGGCATCGGCGACGCACTGTCGGACTCGTTGGCCGACATCGGTCTGCCCGTCATCGTCGCCGCGTACGTCATCGCCGTCGTGCTTCGCGTGGCGCAGGGCTCGGCGACCGTCGCCCTGGTCACCGCCGCCGGGCTCATGGCACCGGCCGTTGCCGCCGGCGACTACAGCGTGATCCAGATCGTCGCGATCACGTTGGCCACTGCCGCCGGCTCGGTCTTCGCCAGCCACGTCAACGACTCCGGGTTCTGGCTGGTGGGCCGACTCATGGGTATGGACGTGAAGACCACCCTGAAGACCTGGACCGTCCAGCAGACCCTCGAGTCGATCGTCGGTTTCCTGTTCACCCTGGTCATCTTCTGGATCGGCTGA
- a CDS encoding FadR/GntR family transcriptional regulator, translating to MRRVGERAPVLHSDVLDRLGRDIAHGVCPPGSVVTLSTLAEEHGVSRTVVREAVRVLESLGMVESRRRVGVRVRPVEDWSVLDPQLVSWRLTGPQRDDQLHRLTEIRLAIEPTAARLAARKGAPEVGERLVELAATLRRLGEDGRGADAEYLEADVAFHTLLIEASGNDMLAALQDIIAAVLIGRTHLRLTPANPVPVSLDHHEAVAHAVAAGDEDRAEHHARAVVMEVWHELRDVSFTPPLAPA from the coding sequence GTGCGACGGGTGGGTGAGCGTGCACCGGTGCTGCACAGCGACGTGCTCGACCGGCTGGGGCGGGACATCGCGCACGGCGTGTGCCCGCCCGGCAGCGTGGTGACGCTGTCCACGCTCGCGGAGGAGCACGGCGTGTCACGCACTGTCGTCCGGGAGGCGGTGCGGGTGCTGGAGTCGCTCGGCATGGTCGAGTCCCGTCGGCGCGTGGGGGTGCGGGTGCGGCCGGTCGAGGACTGGAGCGTGCTTGACCCGCAGCTGGTCTCCTGGCGCCTGACCGGGCCGCAGCGCGACGACCAGCTGCACCGCCTGACCGAGATCCGCCTCGCCATCGAGCCGACGGCGGCACGCCTGGCCGCCCGTAAGGGCGCCCCTGAGGTGGGCGAACGCCTCGTCGAGCTCGCCGCCACGTTGCGGCGCCTGGGCGAGGACGGCCGCGGCGCCGACGCGGAGTACCTCGAGGCGGACGTCGCGTTCCACACTCTGCTTATCGAGGCGAGCGGCAACGACATGCTGGCCGCGCTCCAGGACATCATCGCGGCGGTGCTGATCGGCCGCACGCACCTGCGCCTGACCCCCGCCAACCCGGTGCCCGTCTCGCTCGACCACCACGAGGCGGTGGCACATGCCGTCGCGGCCGGTGACGAGGACCGGGCCGAGCACCATGCCCGCGCCGTCGTCATGGAGGTCTGGCACGAGCTGCGGGACGTGAGCTTCACGCCGCCGCTGGCGCCGGCCTGA
- a CDS encoding gluconokinase produces the protein MAKHSPKHLPIMGVAGSGNTTVAGLLADRLGWVRAEADEFHSTANVEKMASGTPLTDEDRWPWLRAIRAYRDILAGPDQDVSFVHLTGSAELIAERMSGRTGHFMPPSLLPSRLSTLEALEPHENGIEVGIAGAPEQITDGVLSRLHLPG, from the coding sequence ATGGCGAAGCACAGCCCGAAGCACCTGCCGATCATGGGCGTAGCGGGTTCTGGAAACACCACCGTCGCCGGGCTGCTCGCCGATCGGCTCGGCTGGGTGCGGGCCGAGGCCGACGAGTTCCACAGCACGGCCAACGTCGAGAAGATGGCCTCCGGCACGCCGCTGACCGACGAGGACCGCTGGCCCTGGCTACGCGCCATCCGCGCCTACCGTGACATCCTCGCCGGGCCGGACCAGGACGTCAGCTTCGTGCACCTGACCGGCTCGGCCGAGCTCATCGCCGAGCGGATGAGCGGGCGCACCGGTCACTTCATGCCGCCGTCGCTGCTGCCCTCGCGGCTCAGCACGCTCGAGGCGCTCGAACCGCACGAGAACGGCATCGAGGTCGGCATCGCCGGTGCTCCGGAGCAGATCACCGACGGGGTCCTCAGCCGGCTCCACCTGCCAGGCTGA
- a CDS encoding amino acid ABC transporter ATP-binding protein, protein MAHPAAGVAAIDITDLHKSFGDNEVLQGINLTVRPGEVVCIVGPSGSGKSTLLRSVNLLEEPTSGSIRIEGVDILDPEVEVDRIRTRIGMVFQQFNLFPHMSVLGNLTLAQRRVLGRSRTEAEQVARQQLDRVGLSDKVEAYPAHLSGGQQQRVAIARALAMNPDMMLFDEPTSALDPELVGEVLDVMQRLASSGMTMMVVTHEMGFAREVGDRLIFMDAGVIVEEGEPREVLSNPRHTRTQAFLSKVL, encoded by the coding sequence ATCGCCCACCCGGCGGCGGGGGTGGCCGCCATCGACATCACCGACCTGCACAAGTCCTTCGGCGACAACGAGGTGCTCCAGGGCATCAACCTGACCGTGCGACCGGGCGAGGTGGTCTGCATCGTGGGCCCGTCGGGGTCGGGCAAGTCCACCCTGCTGCGCTCGGTGAACCTCCTCGAGGAACCCACCAGCGGGTCCATCCGCATCGAGGGCGTCGACATCCTCGACCCCGAGGTCGAGGTGGACCGGATCCGGACCCGTATCGGGATGGTCTTCCAGCAGTTCAACCTGTTTCCGCACATGAGCGTGCTGGGCAACCTCACCCTGGCCCAGCGGCGGGTGCTCGGGCGGTCACGCACCGAGGCGGAGCAGGTGGCCCGCCAGCAGCTCGACCGCGTGGGCCTGAGCGACAAGGTCGAGGCCTACCCGGCCCACCTCTCCGGCGGGCAGCAGCAGCGCGTGGCGATCGCCCGTGCGCTGGCGATGAACCCGGACATGATGCTCTTCGACGAGCCGACGTCTGCGCTGGACCCGGAGCTCGTGGGCGAGGTGCTCGACGTGATGCAGCGCCTCGCCTCGTCCGGCATGACGATGATGGTGGTGACCCACGAGATGGGCTTCGCCCGGGAGGTCGGCGACCGCCTGATCTTCATGGACGCAGGCGTCATCGTCGAGGAGGGCGAGCCGCGCGAGGTGCTCAGCAACCCGCGGCACACCCGAACGCAGGCCTTCCTGTCGAAGGTGCTCTGA